From the Tripterygium wilfordii isolate XIE 37 chromosome 6, ASM1340144v1, whole genome shotgun sequence genome, one window contains:
- the LOC119999949 gene encoding uncharacterized protein LOC119999949 yields MEPLNHHKSLERVVSQKALQMGSSFQCQICVVGFLSGVCLTYFFLAALTSMGSFGFGPISLSVVSVANSTPTLENLDCKLQVKQTERWAELRMSNSGTDDEKISLLHSAWSELLPESADEESKFLQSVGLSKSILPNAPHLENCKLSAQINGHLNRYADNASFPPWTNWKRLLNLHPASAANKPLSYFRQQAISESAYPPWITGSDEDNYPFTRKAQRDIWIHQHPLNCRDPNVKFLVADWERLPGFGIGAQLAGMCGLLAIAINEKRVLVTNYYNRADHDGCKGSSRSSWSCYFFPETSQECRDHAIELMGSKEAWEKGIITGKDNYTSKEIWAGHSPRVWGDPWSYLQPTTEINGSLVAYHRKMDRRWWRAQAIRYLMRFKTEYTCGLLNVARHAAFGKEAAKMVLTSLDRDWPKEATRKPVSDIEKYVWSNHGPWIPRPLLSVHVRMGDKACEMKVVEFEEYMQLAERMRKRFPNLNSVWLSTEMQEVIDKSIRYTHWNFYYTNVTRQVRNVTMAVYETSLGRKTSTNYPLVNFLMAVESDFFIGALGSTWCFLIDGMRNTGGKVMAGYLSVNKDRFW; encoded by the exons ATGGAGCCACTGAATCATCAcaagtctctggagagagttgttTCACAGAAGGCTCTGCAAATGGGTAGCTCATTTCAATGCCAAATTTGTGTGGTGGGTTTTCTCTCTGGAGTCTGCCTCACCTATTTCTTTCTGGCTGCTCTCACTTCCATGGGCTCTTTTGGGTTTGGCCCTATTTCATTATCAGTTGTTTCAGTGGCCAATTCTACTCCAACTTTAGAAAATTTGG ACTGCAAACTTCAAGTAAAACAAACGGAGAGATGGGCTGAATTGCGCATGAGTAACAGTGGGACTGATGATGAGAAAATTTCATTGTTACACTCTGCTTGGAGTGAATTGCTACCTGAATCTGCAGATGAAGAAAGCAAGTTCTTGCAAAGTGTTGGACTGAGCAAATCCATTCTGCCAAATGCTCCTCATTTGGAGAACTGCAAATTGAGCGCTCAGATAAATGGACATCTCAATCGGTATGCTGACAATGCGAGTTTCCCTCCTTGGACAAACTGGAAGAGATTGTTAAACTTGCATCCAGCATCTGCAGCCAACAAGCCATTGAGTTATTTTAGGCAGCAAGCTATTTCAGAAAGTGCCTATCCTCCATGG ATCACTGGATCAGATGAAGACAATTATCCCTTTACAAGGAAAGCGCAGCGTGACATATGGATTCATCAGCATCCATTAAACTGCAGGGATCCTAACGTAAAATTCCTAGTTGCTGACTGGGAGAGATTGCCTGGATTTGGGATTGGTGCACAGCTTGCTGGAATGTGTGGGCTTCTTGCTATTGCAATTAATGAAAAGAGGGTACTTGTTACCAACTACTACAATCGGGCTGACCATGATGGTTGTAAGG gtTCTTCCCGTTCCAGTTGGTCTTGTTACTTCTTCCCAGAAACTTCTCAAGAGTGCCGAGATCATGCAATTGAGCTAATGGGCAGTAAAGAAGCATGGGAAAAGGGTATCATAACTGGAAAAGACAACTATACTTCAAAGGAAATTTGGGCTGGCCATAGTCCTAG GGTTTGGGGTGACCCCTGGAGTTACTTGCAGCCAACAACAGAAATAAATGGTAGTTTGGTTGCTTATCACCGTAAAATGGATCGAAGATGGTGGAGAGCGCAG GCAATACGCTACTTAATGAGATTTAAAACTGAGTATACATGTGGCTTGTTAAATGTTGCTCGCCACGCTGCATTTGGAAAGGAAGCTGCGAAAATGGTTCTCACTAGTCTTGATAGGGACTGGCCAAAG GAGGCCACAAGGAAGCCCGTGTCAGATATTGAAAAGTATGTATGGTCAAATCACGGGCCATGGATACCAAGGCCATTGCTTAGTGTGCACGTAAGAATGGGAGACAAGGCGTGTGAGATGAAGGTGGTTGAATTTGAGGAATACATGCAGCTTGCTGAACGCATGAGGAAGCGCTTTCCGAATCTGAATAGCGTTTGGCTCTCTACTGAAATGCAG GAAGTTATCGATAAATCAATACGTTACACCCATTGGAACTTCTACTACACAAACGTGACACGACAAGTCAGGAACGTGACAATGGCTGTGTACGAGACGAGCCTTGGAAGGAAAACCAGCACAAATTATCCCCTTGTTAATTTTCTGATGGCAGTGGAATCCGATTTTTTCATCGGGGCATTGGGTTCTACTTGGTGTTTTCTTATAGATGGCATGAGGAACACAGGAGGAAAAGTAATGGCCGGTTACTTGAGTGTTAACAAGGATCGGTTTTGGTAG
- the LOC120001049 gene encoding uncharacterized protein LOC120001049: MGLCFLACFLVCKPRKLHHLPNDNGDETIQLSESEKEKPFSPMAGIRDKPEDQKVCLDLNVKAKDDMVEKEKPCKDGVFDLDLNVEGNDDMVEKEKPCKDGEFDLDLDDQRILVQEEFSDSLFSLSIDSRKRVFAFELGEKEVNSPVPKWGNSFFSSSNDETSQACEVEEPNPDPDSDRNRQPVANIKPRTTQSKQKQETQGINGPEPSSKLLACNARARTRSEGTSTSNITTNSGGNLAAEREFSPIVIQDEPNFGATTLEHVEQHSASASPKQCRKAPTLGTVGSFWVYTGQIKDADSEHPCEEVPRISTRM; this comes from the exons ATGGGGTTGTGCTTTCTTGCTTGCTTTCTTGTTTGTAAGCCTCGAAAGCTCCACCATCTGCCAAATGACAAT GGAGATGAAACAATTCAACTCTCtgaatcagaaaaagaaaaacccttCAGCCCCATGGCTGGAATAAG AGATAAGCCTGAGGACCAGAAGGtgtgtttggatttgaatgTCAAAGCCAAAGATGATATGGTGGAGAAAGAGAAACCATGCAAGGATGGAGTGTTTGATTTGGATTTGAATGTCGAAGGCAATGATGATATGGTGGAGAAAGAAAAACCATGCAAGGATGGAGAGTTTGATTTGGATTTAGATGACCAAAGGATATTGGTCCAGGAGGAATTCTCAGACTCATTATTTTCTTTATCAATAGATTCTAGAAAACGAGTCTTTGCTTTTGAACTGGGTGAAAAGGAAGTTAATAGTCCAGTGCCCAAGTGGGGAAACTCATTCTTCTCTTCATCAAATGATGAAACAAGCCAAGCATGTGAGGTTGAAGAACCAAACCCAGATCCGGATTCAGATCGAAATCGGCAGCCGGTTGCAAATATCAAACCCAGAACGACTCAATCTAAGCAGAAACAAGAGACACAGGGCATCAATGGTCCAGAGCCTAGTTCTAAGCTATTAGCATGCAATGCAAGAGCAAGAACCAGATCGGAAGGAACATCAACTTCCAACATTACTACTAATTCTGGAGGGAATTTAGCAGCAGAGAGAGAATTTTCACCAATAGTTATCCAAGATGAGCCAAATTTTGGAGCAACAACACTAGAACATGTTGAACAACACTCCGCTTCTGCATCTCCAAAACAGTGTAGAAAAGCGCCAACTTTAGGGACCGTGGGGAGCTTCTGGGTTTATACTGGGCAGATAAAAGATGCAGACTCAGAACATCCTTGCGAAGAAGTGCCAAGAATAAGTACCCGGATGTAG
- the LOC120001048 gene encoding peroxisome biogenesis protein 12 isoform X1: MLFQVGGQGSRPTFFEMAAAQQLPASLRAALTYSIGVLALRRPLFHKVLDFEDEFFGLLMLVLETHSLRTTDASFSESLYGLRRRSIKIRAEKDDSRSKSGDGIHHVGLEKHQRVLSVVFLVVLPYFKSKLHAIYNKEREARLRASLWGQNDETNDDSGYFNEGEGFPVSSETSVTETSLRARLKKKIQKILAACYPWLHASGEGLSFSYQLLYLLDATGFYSLGLHALGIHVCRASGQELMDTSSRISKIRSRERERLRGPPWLKAVQGALLTCTYTMLDYAQTGLIAAVFIFKMMEWWYQSAEERMSAPTIYPPPPPPPPPQVAKEGIQLPHDRTSCPLCSQKRANPSVVTVSGFVFCYACIFKYVSQYERCPITLMPATADHIRRLFHDF, translated from the exons ATGTTGTTTCAAGTGGGAGGGCAAGGAAGCCGTCCCACCTTCTTCGAGATGGCCGCTGCCCAGCAACTTCCTGCCAGTTTGCGTGCCGCGCTCACTTACTCTATCGGC GTGTTGGCGTTAAGGAGACCGCTCTTCCACAAGGTTTTAGATTTTGAAGATGAATTCTTTGGTCTGCTCATGCTTGTTCTTGAAACTCATAGCTTACGAACTACAG ATGCTTCTTTTTCTGAATCGCTTTATGGTTTGCGAAGGAGGTCAATTAAAATAAGAGCAGAGAAGGACGATAGCCGTTCAAAGTCAGGAGATGGAATTCATCACGTTGGATTGGAAAAGCACCAAAGGGTTCTTTCAGTTGTATTTTTG GTTGTTCTGCCATATTTCAAGTCCAAATTGCATGCAATCTATAACAAAGAAAGGGAAGCCAGGCTTCGAGCAAGTTTATGGGGGCAAAATGATGAAACAAATGATGATTCTGGCTATTTCAATGAAGGAGAGGGTTTTCCTGTTTCAAGTGAAACTTCAGTCACTGAAACATCACTTAGAGCAcgattaaagaaaaaaattcagaaaattttGGCTGCTTGCTATCCTTGGCTGCATGCCAGCGGTGAAG GATTATCATTCAGCTATCAGCTCCTGTATCTGTTGGATGCAACTGGGTTCTATTCCCTAGGATTGCATGCACTTGGGATTCATGTTTGTCGGGCCTCAGGACAGGAGCTG ATGGATACGTCTTCTCGAATTTCAAAGATACGAAGTCGTGAGAGGGAGAGACTGCGGGGTCCGCCGTGGCTGAAG GCTGTACAAGGAGCATTGCTTACGTGTACATATACAATGCTTGACTATGCGCAAACTGGTTTGATTGCAGCGGTGTTTATTTTCAAA ATGATGGAATGGTGGTATCAATCTGCTGAGGAGAGAATGTCAGCTCCAACCAtctatcctcctcctcctccaccaccaccgccacaG GTTGCCAAAGAGGGGATTCAACTGCCACATGATAGAACAAGCTGCCCTCTGTGCTCACAGAAGCGTGCAAACCCATCTGTAGTTACAGTTTCTGGGTTTGTCTTCTGCTATGCTTGCATATTCAAATATGTTTCTCAG TATGAGCGGTGCCCAATCACGTTGATGCCAGCAACTGCTGACCACATAAGAAGGCTCTTCcatgacttctaa
- the LOC120001048 gene encoding peroxisome biogenesis protein 12 isoform X2 has product MLFQVGGQGSRPTFFEMAAAQQLPASLRAALTYSIGVLALRRPLFHKVLDFEDEFFGLLMLVLETHSLRTTDASFSESLYGLRRRSIKIRAEKDDSRSKSGDGIHHVGLEKHQRVLSVVFLVVLPYFKSKLHAIYNKEREARLRASLWGQNDETNDDSGYFNEGEGFPVSSETSVTETSLRARLKKKIQKILAACYPWLHASGEGLSFSYQLLYLLDATGFYSLGLHALGIHVCRASGQELMDTSSRISKIRSRERERLRGPPWLKAVQGALLTCTYTMLDYAQTGLIAAVFIFKVAKEGIQLPHDRTSCPLCSQKRANPSVVTVSGFVFCYACIFKYVSQYERCPITLMPATADHIRRLFHDF; this is encoded by the exons ATGTTGTTTCAAGTGGGAGGGCAAGGAAGCCGTCCCACCTTCTTCGAGATGGCCGCTGCCCAGCAACTTCCTGCCAGTTTGCGTGCCGCGCTCACTTACTCTATCGGC GTGTTGGCGTTAAGGAGACCGCTCTTCCACAAGGTTTTAGATTTTGAAGATGAATTCTTTGGTCTGCTCATGCTTGTTCTTGAAACTCATAGCTTACGAACTACAG ATGCTTCTTTTTCTGAATCGCTTTATGGTTTGCGAAGGAGGTCAATTAAAATAAGAGCAGAGAAGGACGATAGCCGTTCAAAGTCAGGAGATGGAATTCATCACGTTGGATTGGAAAAGCACCAAAGGGTTCTTTCAGTTGTATTTTTG GTTGTTCTGCCATATTTCAAGTCCAAATTGCATGCAATCTATAACAAAGAAAGGGAAGCCAGGCTTCGAGCAAGTTTATGGGGGCAAAATGATGAAACAAATGATGATTCTGGCTATTTCAATGAAGGAGAGGGTTTTCCTGTTTCAAGTGAAACTTCAGTCACTGAAACATCACTTAGAGCAcgattaaagaaaaaaattcagaaaattttGGCTGCTTGCTATCCTTGGCTGCATGCCAGCGGTGAAG GATTATCATTCAGCTATCAGCTCCTGTATCTGTTGGATGCAACTGGGTTCTATTCCCTAGGATTGCATGCACTTGGGATTCATGTTTGTCGGGCCTCAGGACAGGAGCTG ATGGATACGTCTTCTCGAATTTCAAAGATACGAAGTCGTGAGAGGGAGAGACTGCGGGGTCCGCCGTGGCTGAAG GCTGTACAAGGAGCATTGCTTACGTGTACATATACAATGCTTGACTATGCGCAAACTGGTTTGATTGCAGCGGTGTTTATTTTCAAA GTTGCCAAAGAGGGGATTCAACTGCCACATGATAGAACAAGCTGCCCTCTGTGCTCACAGAAGCGTGCAAACCCATCTGTAGTTACAGTTTCTGGGTTTGTCTTCTGCTATGCTTGCATATTCAAATATGTTTCTCAG TATGAGCGGTGCCCAATCACGTTGATGCCAGCAACTGCTGACCACATAAGAAGGCTCTTCcatgacttctaa